Proteins encoded in a region of the Trypanosoma brucei gambiense DAL972 chromosome 11, complete sequence genome:
- a CDS encoding cystathionine beta-synthase, putative yields MKDQRTTILDSVLDTIGSTPCIRLNRLPNMHGIQCEVVAKCEFFNPGGSVKDRIALKMVLDAEASGRLPPNSTLVEATSGNTGIGLSLVGSVRGHRVVITMPKKMSHEKEVVVRALGAEVIRTETSLAWDHPESLIGVARRLEREEGYVFLDQYRNPSNPGAHYESTGQEIYDQCGGKVDMVILGAGTGGTITGVAKKLKSLLPDVIVVGVDPVGSLLADPANPPKDAKPYLVEGIGYDFVPDVCEREYVDKWVKSTDKESFELASQLHREEGLLVGGSSGSAMWGVLQAAKDLGPNQRCVVVFPDGIRNYMSKFPDVNWRIEKKLESGEVTRPTYENLQAELEGTRKKLAEYEAKLGLIGK; encoded by the coding sequence ATGAAGGACCAACGAACCACTATTCTTGATTCCGTTCTCGACACGATCGGTTCAACACCATGCATACGCCTCAATCGCCTGCCGAATATGCACGGGATCCAGTGTGAAGTCGTGGCTAAATGCGAATTCTTTAACCCGGGGGGAAGCGTGAAGGACCGCATCGCGCTAAAAATGGTGCTTGACGCGGAGGCCAGTGGGAGACTTCCTCCTAACAGCACGCTTGTTGAGGCAACGAGTGGAAACACCGGCATTGGCCTCAGCTTGGTGGGCTCCGTTCGGGGCCACCGCGTGGTGATCACAATGCCAAAGAAGATGTCCCatgaaaaggaggtggtggttCGCGCTCTAGGGGCTGAGGTTATCCGAACCGAAACTTCGCTGGCATGGGACCATCCAGAGAGCCTTATTGGTGTGGCACGCCGCctggaaagggaggagggttaCGTGTTCTTGGATCAGTACAGGAATCCAAGTAACCCAGGGGCGCACTACGAATCTACGGGACAAGAGATATACGACCAGTGCGGTGGGAAGGTGGACATGGTTATTCTTGGGGCCGGTACTGGAGGCACAATCACTGGCGTGGCGAAGAAGCTGAAGAGTTTGCTCCCTGATGTTATTGTGGTCGGCGTCGACCCCGTCGGTAGTCTCCTGGCCGATCCCGCTAATCCACCAAAGGATGCCAAACCATACTTGGTTGAAGGTATTGGTTATGACTTTGTGCCAGATGTATGCGAGAGAGAATATGTGGATAAATGGGTAAAGTCCACTGACAAGGAAAGCTTCGAACTGGCATCACAATTGCACCGTGAGGAGGGCCTATTGGTGGGGGGTAGCAGCGGTTCCGCCATGTGGGGAGTGCTGCAGGCGGCGAAGGATCTTGGCCCGAACCAACGTTGTGTTGTGGTCTTCCCGGACGGCATTAGGAATTACATGTCCAAGTTCCCTGATGTAAACTGGAGGATTGAGAAGAAACTTGAGTCCGGTGAGGTGACACGTCCCACATATGAAAACCTACAGGCAGAGCTTGAGGGTACGAGGAAGAAGCTGGCGGAATATGAAGCCAAACTCGGTTTAATTGGGAAGTGA
- a CDS encoding ubiquitin activating enzyme, putative produces the protein MNADEKTRYDRQMRLWGKRTQERLRRTEVNIKGITSANAEVAKNLVLAGVGSVVLDDTAPVEAADLKHSFILQGCKLGERRGEASAGKLQSLNPYVAVSSSREIRNRDGAPQSNSSLRVVLARAKCEADMLECAGDPLSGSADVMLLTVDLGHLTAGFFLYRKQKIPFVAQLRALLDEEVGTRPVVFQRVLLLLKMAECPQELNYFERLLFAKGFVRQRSLLQLTREDIEFAAAATGELMHSTAIETTVAGGVFAQLIIHTIGMGSEEMGEGEYAWAISDTSDGVEVQVGHLRNP, from the coding sequence ATGAATGCGGACGAAAAAACGCGGTATGACCGGCAAATGCGGCTCTGGGGGAAGAGAACGCAGGAAAGACTACGGAGGACGGAAGTCAACATCAAGGGCATAACTTCCGCCAATGCAGAGGTGGCCAAAAATTTGGTGCTCGCCGGCGTCGGTTCCGTCGTCTTGGACGATACGGCCCCTGTTGAGGCTGCCGATCTTAAGCACAGTTTTATTCTTCAGGGTTGTAAGTTGGGGGAACGGCGGGGTGAGGCTTCGGCGGGGAAGCTCCAGTCGCTTAACCCGTACGTGGCGGTGTCGTCGAGTCGGGAAATTAGAAATAGGGATGGGGCGCCGCAGAGCAACTCGTCGCTTCGGGTTGTTTTGGCACGCGCAAAGTGTGAGGCTGACATGCTCGAGTGTGCGGGGGATCCACTGAGCGGGTCGGCGGATGTCATGCTGCTCACGGTGGATCTCGGGCACCTGACAGCGGGCTTCTTCCTTTACAGGAAACAAAAGATCCCTTTCGTGGCGCAATTAAGAGCATTACTCGATGAGGAAGTCGGCACGAGGCCCGTTGTGTTCCAGcgggtgctgttgttgttaaaaATGGCTGAATGCCCACAGGAGCTTAATTACTTTGAGCGCCTTCTCTTTGctaagggttttgtgcgtcAACGTAGTCTGCTGCAACTGACGCGTGAAGATATCGAGTTTGCCGCGGCCGCCACTGGAGAGTTGATGCACAGCACCGCAATCGAAACCACAGTGGCGGGAGGCGTGTTTGCTCAGCTCATTATTCACACAATAGGAATGGGAAGCGAAGAAATGGGAGAAGGAGAATATGCCTGGGCAATTAGTGACACCAGCGACGGTGTCGAGGTTCAAGTGGGGCACCTGCGCAACCCGTAG
- a CDS encoding NADPH--cytochrome p450 reductase, putative — translation MIFLVISTAIIAVLAWFVAGVFIRGGGGRGKTAAPQVVGVAQYPSQPSSRVDVRVLFGSQTGTAEMFAKTVTREGLRLGVPMKLADVENYRPSDLAGEKYVIIICATYGEGEPTDTMVGFHEWLVDDSRAVGEELSGVKYTVFALGDRQYKFFCREGITVDRRMSELGAQRFYPLGYGDCGNSIEEEFDNWCHNLWPVLGRALSLVLKSNSTEPVAPECRMKLWGPPEEAPLPFPKLASVLEPTQRLPSWAPVKVNKELLSNATGRSTRLIEFDTSETVISYQAGDHLGVLPSNPSEMVNTYLRVLGVSEQESSQVISLQNRATGKNVFPCRASIRTALTWYIDLAGPPKKSTLRAFAHHCTDPVEKDTLLKLLSTEPESVEAYGKLVLELRTVLGFLQRFKSMSPPLSFFLEMMPRIAPRYFSISSDSLTHPTSVAITVAVVEGGLCTNLLQQAAVGQNIPVFVRKSNFHLPLRAKDRPIIMIGPGTGVAPFIGFLHRRSAWLEKGNKVGDALLFFGCRRREEDHIYADFMEKCLSNGALSVRDVAYSREQADKVYVQHRLAARGKEVWEIISRGGNVYVCGDAKNMARDVEKQLLDIAQKYGAMKEDEATALLEKLATDERYLKDVWTA, via the coding sequence ATGATTTTCCTCGTGATATCCACCGCCATTATCGCGGTCCTTGCATGGTTCGTTGCCGGGGTTTTCATACGCGGTGGTGGGGGTAGGGGGAAAACCGCCGCACCACAGGTTGTAGGGGTTGCTCAATATCCTTCACAACCGTCTTCTCGAGTCGACGTTCGCGTTCTCTTCGGCTCGCAAACAGGTACTGCTGAAATGTTTGCTAAGACTGTTACGCGAGAGGGCTTGAGACTGGGTGTCCCTATGAAACTTGCTGACGTGGAAAATTATCGTCCGTCCGACTTGGCAGGGGAAAAATATGTCATTATTATCTGCGCCACGTATGGTGAGGGTGAACCCACGGACACCATGGTCGGGTTCCATGAGTGGTTGGTAGACGACTCCCGGGCAGTGGGAGAGGAATTAAGTGGGGTGAAATACACAGTGTTTGCCCTCGGGGACCGGCAATACAAGTTCttttgccgtgaaggcatcACGGTGGACCGCCGCATGTCTGAGTTAGGTGCTCAACGTTTCTATCCCCTCGGTTATGGCGACTGTGGAAATAGCATCGAAGAAGAATTTGATAACTGGTGTCACAACCTCTGGCCAGTCTTGGGACGCGCACTTTCTCTAGTACTGAAATCGAACTCAACCGAACCCGTGGCACCCGAATGCCGAATGAAATTATGGGGACCTCCGGAAGAGGCCCCGTTGCCGTTCCCCAAGCTCGCGTCAGTGTTGGAACCAACACAACGATTGCCTTCTTGGGCACCAGTGAAGGTGAACAAGGAGCTGCTGAGCAATGCTACCGGAAGAAGTACAAGGTTAATTGAGTTTGATACATCAGAAACTGTTATCTCCTACCAGGCTGGTGACCACCTCGGTGTTCTTCCTAGTAACCCCAGCGAAATGGTGAACACTTATCTGCGGGTGTTGGGCGTGAGCGAGCAAGAATCAAGTCAGGTCATCTCGCTGCAGAACAGAGCAACTGGCAAGAACGTTTTCCCTTGTCGCGCGTCAATTCGCACTGCACTCACATGGTACATCGATCTTGCCGGGCCCCCCAAGAAGTCTACTTTGCGTGCTTTCGCCCACCATTGCACTGATCCCGTTGAAAAGGACACCTTGTTAAAACTGCTGAGTACTGAACCCGAGTCGGTGGAGGCGTATGGCAAGCTCGTTTTGGAGTTAAGGACTGTCCTTGGCTTTTTGCAGCGATTCAAGTCGATGTCTCCCCCGCTGAGTTTCTTCTTGGAGATGATGCCGCGGATTGCCCCACGgtatttttccatttcgtcTGATTCTCTGACCCACCCGACGAGTGTGGCCATTACTGTTGCTGTGGTCGAGGGTGGCCTCTGCACAAATTTGCTTCAGCAGGCAGCCGTGGGTCAAAACATTCCCGTGTTTGTGCGAAAATCTAACTTCCACCTTCCGCTTCGAGCTAAGGATCGACCAATCATCATGATTGGCCCGGGCACGGGTGTAGCGCCTTTTATTGGGTTTCTCCACCGCCGTAGCGCGTGGCTGGAAAAGGGTAACAAAGTTGGTGAtgcacttttgttttttggttGCAGGAGGCGTGAGGAGGATCATATATATGCTGACTTTATGGAGAAGTGTCTATCGAATGGGGCACTCTCCGTGCGGGATGTTGCTTACAGCAGAGAACAAGCGGATAAAGTTTATGTGCAGCACCGCCTAGCGGCACGCGGGAAGGAAGTATGGGAAATAATcagcagaggaggaaatgtttACGTATGCGGGGATGCAAAGAATATGGCGAGGGATGTCGAGAAGCAGCTACTGGATATCGCGCAGAAATATGGTGCAATGAAGGAGGATGAGGCGACGGCATTGCTTGAGAAACTCGCAACTGATGAACGGTATTTGAAGGATGTCTGGACGGCGTGA
- a CDS encoding phosphoadenosine phosphosulfate reductase-like protein, putative produces the protein MGEEVVRLDGHGVTDGMVAGLCDHRNIRRVELTNCTRITDISPLANIFTLEEVVIRNCQSVRYVGTLGQSQPSLRRIEFTGTPLTGEQLQLLRSAQAQLILRDGDFPVQLKQPGQLLVKESIDVVKGIVSQFKPEEIGIAFNGGKDSVVMMDILYCVMGAEFISQCCVFHLNTINDKEFHEVVEFRKAFAAARRLSIVQSDQMLSMKDGLEQVKKTMGIRVAFMGTRKADGCHQMTGVERTTAGWPDLLRACPLFCWEYEDVWGYIRTYDLPFCELYEKGYTSLGGANSTIPNSHLSREDGTFRPAWELANGRSERCGRLST, from the coding sequence ATGGGAGAGGAGGTAGTTAGGTTAGATGGACATGGCGTAACTGATGGCATGGTGGCTGGTTTGTGTGATCACCGTAATATCCGACGCGTGGAATTAACGAACTGCACCCGCATCACTGATATCAGCCCGTTGGCGAATATTTTTACGCTCGAAGAGGTGGTCATACGCAACTGCCAGTCCGTGCGTTACGTTGGAACACTTGGCCAATCGCAGCCGTCTCTGCGCAGAATTGAATTCACGGGGACCCCTCTGACAGGAGAGCAGCTGCAACTTCTTAGAAGTGCGCAAGCGCAATTAATTCTTAGAGACGGCGACTTTCCAGTACAACTGAAGCAACCAGGACAACTCCTCGTCAAGGAATCCATCGATGTTGTCAAGGGCATCGTAAGTCAGTTCAAGCCTGAAGAAATTGGGATTGCCTTCAATGGTGGCAAGGATTCTGTGGTTATGATGGACATCCTTTACTGTGTTATGGGGGCAGAATTCATTTCTCAGTGTTGTGTGTTTCATCTCAACACAATCAACGATAAGGAGTTTCACGAAGTGGTGGAGTTCAGGAAGGCATTCGCTGCTGCCAGAAGACTCTCTATAGTTCAATCTGATCAGATGTTATCCATGAAGGACGGGCTTGAACAAGTCAAGAAAACGATGGGTATTCGAGTAGCTTTCATGGGAACGCGCAAAGCGGACGGTTGCCATCAAATGACTGGTGTAGAGAGAACCACGGCGGGTTGGCCTGATCTGCTGCGCGCCTGCCCGCTGTTTTGTTGGGAGTATGAAGATGTTTGGGGCTACATACGGACCTATGACCTTCCCTTCTGTGAATTGTATGAAAAAGGATATACTTCCCTTGGAGGCGCGAACAGCACCATTCCAAATTCTCACCTGTCCCGCGAGGATGGAACGTTCCGCCCCGCCTGGGAATTGGCTAATGGGAGGTCTGAGCGATGTGGAAGGCTAAGCACATGA
- a CDS encoding exosome complex exonuclease RRP44p homologue,putative codes for MFTKKRLAVHQVRSSATRRTASGITRSDIGCGTVGCKLCASTACQNSGNSSSLVPTAPIMIPDAVTILHNMNAMEDARIQNIVLLSTVMSEVQERNKAIYARLQRLVGGERKQCYVFSNDRHEQTHCVMQSEETRSDFNDRCVRVAGRWYAQHLALAFPAVTGVAEIPSVVLVSHDKLLQSAPNSAQAEENISNLSCLTLRQFLAGCVTAGTDLLEMIQPDRPVEGKEQGSARALFSPHLAESALDLGVQNGTYLRGKLRVSETNCFFGEIRGQWKGHNFERVLLPGRTNLNRAIHGDIVTVELLPVASWRPLRGAKPTEEMNDTGAGGDDHENSGREGIGEESEGAALARGYTPVGRVVGITTMNRRPFCGSIDVEELNKLADTLDTLTGTVSVLFQPKDNRIPRIRITTAHLGDLKDKRLSVIIDDWGEHSSFPVGHYVEVLGTIGDKDTEAKVILLENDIPHYDFSEAVYDCLPKGEWNVTEEELGNRLDLRDLCVVSVDPLGCRDIDDALHCRRVNGNHLEVGVHIADVTHFLKEGTAMDEEAAKRSTSVYLVDRRINMLPQLLTENLCSIVADEDRYAFSIMWEFDENYSVVREFFGKTVIRSRAALYYGDAQRMIDDPEDESEAAVSLRYLMQLSRHFRKRREKDGALFLCSQEFKFKVDNDHVNPTDMQAYQTFDSNSMIEEWMLFANAAAARRVYASFPRWTLLRRHQAPAENAFDTLNEAIRRKIGVKLDDTTSLALNESLEKCVDPSDPYFNRLIRTLVTRCLRQAQYFSSSEVSKDEFHHFGLAMPIYTHFTSPIRRYADVIVHRQLAAALGIMDVSEAHMVSVKMEALASNLNYRHEQAQKAGRDSQNLFTGFYLRNFANQEIPSEDGYVVKLSETHVFVLVPKYGQEGKIAKETLVRVPNLLDKVKVGIEVRQRGDVLRASLVFSIIGLMKGCEDVSEPVAIAGEELPLKRQRLEEERQ; via the coding sequence ATGTTTACGAAAAAACGACTGGCTGTGCATCAGGTCCGCAGCTCTGCCACGCGGCGCACTGCGAGTGGCATCACTCGCAGTGATATCGGGTGTGGTACTGTTGGTTGTAAACTCTGTGCCTCAACGGCATGTCAAAACAGTGGCAACAGCAGCTCACTCGTCCCAACAGCACCCATAATGATCCCCGACGCCGTCACCATCCTACATAATATGAATGCTATGGAGGATGCCCGAATACAGAATATTGTTCTGCTCTCCACCGTCATGTCGGAGGTGCAAGAGCGCAACAAGGCCATATATGCGCGACTCCAGCGTTTGGTAGGTGGTGAAAGAAAGCAGTGCTACGTCTTCTCAAACGATCGCCACGAGCAGACTCATTGTGTGATGCAGAGCGAAGAAACGCGGAGCGACTTCAATGATCGTTGCGTTCGTGTGGCAGGTCGATGGTACGCACAGCATCTTGCCCTCGCCTTCCCAGCCGTAACGGGCGTAGCGGAGATTCCAAGCGTTGTGTTAGTTTCACATGACAAACTACTGCAGAGTGCACCTAATTCAGCGCAGGCTGAGGAAAATATCTCTAACCTTTCGTGCCTCACACTGCGACAGTTTTTAGCGGGATGCGTAACGGCTGGAACGGACTTGCTGGAGATGATACAACCCGACAGACcagtggaaggaaaggaacagGGATCAGCGAGAGCGCTGTTTTCCCCACACCTCGCCGAGAGTGCCTTGGATCTTGGGGTTCAAAATGGTACGTACCTTCGTGGAAAGCTGCGTGTTAGCGAAACGAATTGTTTTTTTGGCGAGATCCGCGGGCAATGGAAGGGGCACAACTTCGAGCGGGTGCTGCTGCCCGGGCGGACGAACCTCAATCGTGCCATTCATGGGGACATTGTTACGGTGGAGTTACTTCCGGTGGCTTCGTGGCGCCCTTTGAGGGGTGCGAAACCAACGGAAGAGATGAACGATACCGGTGCAGGCGGTGATGATCACGAAAATAGCGGTCGTGAGGGTATCGGTGAGGAGTCAGAAGGAGCAGCACTGGCGCGTGGCTACACGCCCGTTGGCCGAGTTGTCGGCATCACCACCATGAACCGACGCCCCTTCTGTGGCAGCATCGATGTTGAAGAATTGAACAAGCTGGCAGATACGTTGGACACGCTAACAGGTACGGTGAGTGTGCTGTTTCAGCCGAAGGACAATCGCATCCCCCGCATCCGTATTACTACGGCTCATCTAGGGGATCTAAAGGATAAGAGGTTAAGTGTTATTATTGATGACTGGGGGGAGCACAGCAGCTTCCCCGTGGGTCACTACGTTGAGGTCCTCGGTACTATTGGTGACAAGGACACGGAAGCAAAGGTGATCCTTCTGGAGAATGACATACCGCACTATGACTTTAGCGAGGCGGTGTATGACTGCCTTCCAAAGGGCGAGTGGAACGTCACTGAAGAGGAACTTGGCAACCGGTTGGATCTTCGCGACCTCTGCGTTGTCAGTGTTGATCCACTTGGATGCCGAGATATCGACGATGCGCTTCACTGCCGCAGAGTGAATGGAAACCACTTGGAGGTCGGCGTTCACATCGCCGATGTTACGCACTTCCTGAAAGAGGGCACCGCGATGGACGAGGAGGCGGCGAAGAGAAGCACAAGTGTGTATCTCGTAGATAGACGTATCAATATGCTCCCTCAACTTCTCACGGAAAACTTGTGTTCTATTGTTGCTGACGAGGACAGATATGCATTCTCAATTATGTGGGAGTTTGATGAGAATTACTCTGTAGTACGTGAGTTCTTTGGGAAGACGGTAATCCGTTCTCGTGCTGCACTTTATTACGGTGATGCACAACGTATGATCGACGACCCTGAGGATGAGAGTGAGGCTGCTGTTTCCCTGCGGTATCTCATGCAGCTGAGTCGTCACTTCAGGAAAAGGCGCGAAAAAGACGGCGCCCTGTTCTTGTGTTCGCAGGAGTTTAAGTTTAAGGTTGACAACGATCACGTGAATCCAACGGACATGCAAGCATATCAGACTTTTGATTCTAACTCGATGATTGAGGAATGGATGCTTTTCGCCAATGCAGCGGCGGCACGGCGCGTGTACGCCAGTTTTCCTCGGTGGACCCTCCTGCGTCGCCATCAGGCCCCCGCTGAGAATGCTTTCGACACGCTGAACGAGGCAATACGTAGGAAGATTGGTGTGAAACTCGATGACACCACATCCCTTGCGTTAAACGAATCGTTAGAGAAATGTGTTGATCCATCTGATCCCTATTTCAACAGGCTTATCCGCACCCTTGTCACTAGATGTCTGCGGCAGGCACAGTATTTTTCAAGTAGCGAGGTATCGAAGGACGAGTTTCACCATTTCGGTCTTGCCATGCCTATTTACACGCACTTTACCTCCCCTATTCGTCGGTACGCGGACGTAATTGTGCATCGGCAGCTTGCAGCAGCGCTCGGAATTATGGATGTTAGCGAAGCTCATATGGTTTCCGTTAAGATGGAGGCGTTGGCCTCCAATCTTAACTACCGCCACGAGCAAGCGCAGAAGGCTGGACGCGACTCGCAAAATCTCTTTACAGGATTCTACTTGCGTAACTTCGCAAACCAGGAAATACCATCGGAGGACGGTTATGTGGTTAAGTTGTCGGAAACACATGTGTTTGTTCTTGTTCCAAAGTATGGCCAGGAAGGGAAAATCGCGAAAGAGACGCTGGTTCGCGTGCCCAACTTACTTGATAAGGTGAAGGTTGGTATTGAAGTGCGGCAACGCGGTGATGTGCTCCGGGCTTCGCTAGTCTTTTCGATTATTGGTTTAATGAAGGGTTGTGAGGACGTCAGTGAACCAGTCGCAATAGCGGGTGAAGAATTACCGTTGAAGAGGCAGCGGCTAGAGGAGGAGCGACAGTAA
- a CDS encoding T. brucei spp.-specific protein, producing the protein MATSHELFGRLALVTRADMGNGAKTKGVRSKTVKETLAPFVAPSRCAPVCQTYVSRHIICNYCMSVVELNLRPRHRECRCPALPDNPSLPLTKLSLINNTVGFAHVTHFCFIATVVWKLYQPNCFSTALSGRAVLHGACGCVCPPSWVHRFFRSNQERNEVGWIGTRRYPFQTLSLHKRAPIRVHWGGGGEEAVLNSLGSRLTVMGANTSR; encoded by the coding sequence ATGGCGACTTCGCACGAACTGTTCGGTAGACTGGCGCTAGTAACGAGAGCTGATATGGGAAACGGAGCAAAAACGAAAGGGGTTCGAAGTAAAACGGTAAAGGAAACGCTCGCACCGTTCGTGGCCCCCTCTCGTTGTGCGCCTGTATGCCAAACGTACGTATCGCGTCATATCATTTGTAACTACTGCATGTCGGTTGTCGAACTGAACCTGAGGCCCCGCCACAGGGAGTGCCGATGCCCTGCATTACCGGACAACCCCTCTCTACCCCTGACGAAGCTCTCACTGATCAACAACACCGTTGGGTTTGCACATGTGACACATTTCTGCTTTATAGCGACCGTTGTTTGGAAATTGTATCAACCAAACTGTTTCTCCACGGCTCTGAGCGGCCGCGCGGTGCTGCACGGGGCCTGTGGGTGTGTTTGTCCACCGTCATGGGTCCATCGCTTTTTCCGCTCCAACCAGGAAAGAAACGAGGTGGGCTGGATCGGCACACGACGTTATCCATTTCAAACCCTATCACTACATAAACGTGCCCCCATCCGTGTAcactggggggggggaggggaggaggctGTTTTGAATTCGTTAGGTTCCCGCCTTACGGTCATGGGTGCCAACACGAGTAGATGA